In Aridibaculum aurantiacum, the following proteins share a genomic window:
- a CDS encoding aspartyl protease family protein yields MMLLAHAALADPGKPLPTSPVYKIKNTEIEVNYTPDPRNRTDSTGNIIPFTKVGNLIIIKATVDTIQGNFILDTGAPHLVLNQTYFRHYTTSTDPDMMQTGITGVGAGIAKATIKMLQVGSFDYAKCEADLISLGHLENSKGIRILGLLGMSLFRQCEMMIDYENSVIRLCYINRRGARNFKSELFNGTDTYTEVPIEMLDSRITVSTEMAGKNLKFIIDSGAETNILDNKLPGKVMDNFVITGRVMLAGTGNKKVEAVSGDLAEMKIGPVSIGTLPVVITNLEKTCFFYGGCINGILGFEYLSLRKLAFNFVSNKMYIWK; encoded by the coding sequence ATGATGCTGCTTGCACATGCAGCCCTGGCTGATCCTGGTAAACCTTTACCAACGTCACCAGTATACAAGATCAAGAACACAGAGATCGAGGTAAATTATACACCTGATCCTAGGAACAGAACGGATAGCACGGGCAATATCATTCCTTTTACAAAGGTTGGCAACCTGATCATCATTAAAGCCACTGTAGATACTATACAGGGAAACTTCATCCTGGATACGGGTGCGCCTCACCTGGTGCTCAATCAAACATATTTCAGGCATTACACCACCAGTACCGATCCTGATATGATGCAAACAGGCATAACCGGTGTGGGAGCTGGAATTGCAAAAGCAACCATTAAGATGTTGCAGGTAGGCAGTTTTGATTATGCTAAATGCGAAGCTGATCTTATTAGCCTGGGTCATCTTGAAAATAGCAAAGGCATCAGGATACTTGGCTTGCTGGGCATGTCACTCTTCAGGCAATGTGAAATGATGATCGATTACGAGAACAGTGTTATTCGATTGTGCTATATCAACAGGAGAGGAGCCCGCAACTTCAAGAGTGAATTGTTTAATGGCACCGACACGTATACGGAAGTGCCCATTGAAATGCTGGATAGCAGGATAACAGTAAGCACAGAGATGGCAGGCAAAAATCTAAAGTTCATTATAGATAGCGGTGCCGAAACCAATATTCTTGACAACAAATTGCCGGGCAAGGTGATGGATAATTTCGTGATTACAGGGCGAGTGATGCTGGCTGGTACCGGCAATAAAAAAGTGGAAGCAGTATCCGGCGACCTTGCCGAAATGAAGATCGGTCCTGTTTCTATTGGAACATTGCCCGTTGTCATAACTAATCTGGAGAAAACATGTTTCTTTTACGGCGGCTGTATCAATGGCATCCTTGGGTTCGAATACCTGTCGCTACGGAAATTGGCCTTTAACTTTGTGAGCAACAAAATGTATATATGGAAGTAA
- a CDS encoding flavin monoamine oxidase family protein, translating to MVRGYAVCWNIRFNHELRGMQEKELIIIGGGLSGLTLAYLLQKPGIESLILEASPRLGGRIQTVKGKLGTPLEMGATWFADKHRHLTSLVNELQLQKYPQYSKGIALFQTKSFEPPQQFFVPEAEEPSYRIAGGTQVLTDTLVEKLNGSAIRLNAKVTAVRAIENALVVELADGEELRAGKVVICIPPQLAATQIQFEPGLPVDLRSILPTVQTWMAGAIKFTIEYEQPFWRMNGYSGMLYSHADIVVEMYDHTNFEENKYGFTGFLNGGAAGFSQEVRKENVLRQLVGLLGEEAGNPTAYFDKVWNDEFIVAGSPLIERPHQNNGHPLLQESYMDGKLFFGATETATVFPGYMEGAIEAAARIADQIL from the coding sequence TTGGTACGCGGTTACGCTGTTTGTTGGAACATTCGTTTCAACCACGAACTTCGCGGGATGCAGGAAAAGGAATTGATCATTATTGGTGGCGGATTGAGTGGACTGACATTAGCCTACCTGTTGCAGAAACCAGGAATAGAGAGTTTGATACTGGAAGCCTCACCACGATTGGGAGGAAGGATACAAACCGTAAAAGGAAAGTTAGGAACGCCTTTAGAAATGGGTGCAACCTGGTTTGCTGATAAACATCGGCATCTAACATCTTTGGTGAATGAACTGCAATTACAGAAGTACCCGCAGTACTCCAAAGGCATAGCCTTATTTCAAACAAAATCATTTGAGCCACCGCAGCAGTTCTTTGTGCCTGAAGCAGAAGAACCATCTTATAGAATAGCTGGCGGTACGCAAGTGCTTACGGATACTTTAGTAGAAAAATTAAACGGCAGTGCTATTCGTCTCAATGCTAAAGTGACTGCTGTAAGAGCTATAGAAAATGCTTTGGTAGTAGAATTAGCAGATGGTGAAGAATTAAGAGCAGGTAAGGTTGTAATCTGTATTCCGCCGCAATTAGCTGCCACTCAAATACAGTTTGAACCAGGGTTGCCAGTTGACCTGCGTAGCATTTTACCAACCGTGCAGACATGGATGGCTGGAGCTATCAAATTTACCATAGAATATGAGCAACCATTCTGGCGGATGAATGGCTATTCAGGTATGCTTTACAGCCATGCAGATATCGTAGTAGAAATGTATGACCACACAAATTTTGAAGAAAACAAGTATGGTTTTACAGGCTTTTTGAATGGTGGTGCCGCAGGTTTTAGCCAGGAGGTTCGCAAAGAGAATGTGCTGCGACAACTGGTAGGTTTATTAGGCGAAGAAGCCGGCAATCCTACAGCCTATTTTGATAAAGTTTGGAATGATGAATTTATAGTGGCCGGTTCTCCCTTGATTGAACGCCCACACCAGAATAATGGCCACCCATTATTGCAGGAATCATATATGGACGGAAAACTATTTTTCGGCGCAACGGAAACAGCAACAGTATTTCCTGGTTATATGGAAGGAGCCATAGAGGCTGCAGCCAGGATAGCCGATCAAATTCTTTAA